cacacactttcacacacacactttcacacacacacacacacacacacacacacacacacacacacacactatcacacacacacacacacacacacacacacacacacacacacacacacacacacacacacacacacacacacacacacactctcacacacacactcactgctggGCATATATGTGAAGCTGCTCGGAGTTGTCATGGTACTCAGACTGCTGCCTTCAATAGACTGTCTTCTATATtcatgaccacacacacacacacacacaccaaagctGGTCCCATTTCCAGTAGTTAGTGGCTTTAGCCAGAGTTTATTTAACctaaaatgtatataatgaaaattaaaaacagactttttgattaaactaaaaaaagacaaaatacatttgagcttcacattaagagaaaaaatatataagaatgtgcatttaaataaatataagatgacataaaatgaaaataacgtgaaaaaaatacaacagaataaaagtgaaataataaaacacttgaataagaaagtcaattaaaaaataaagtaaaagacaaacaaataaaagcaaactgaggttcacatgaaaataaataaatctatgtaaaattacatttaaatgaatgtgaaataaaaaagaatgaagTGAAAAttagggaaaataaaaaatacaatgtaataacatttaaacatgttgaatacattaacattgaaataagaaaacaagtaaaacatatatgaaactaaaataaatgaagcCAAATAAAATCAAGATTATGCAAACataattataaattaaataGATTGCATTAAAAGGACCCTGGTTTGATTGTAGCTGCAAGCAAACGTAATAAATGCcagtataaaacaaaacaaatgctaatAACATAAAGATATTCTAATCAtcttaaaatatcaaaatatttaaaatcttaatcaataaacaaaatgaaaaaaatgttcagttgtAACCTCAGATCTCAAATtccaaacaaacatcacaagtGCATTTTTAATCGTCACTATTGACATAATCAGCTCCAAAACCATTAAAACCACTTAAAACCTTTGTTTTCTGGTGTCATTTTCCCTTTAAGTGGCTTTTTAGATTATAGAATTCATCAAATTCCTCTCTGAGACAAGTGTCACATACAACAAGAACATTTAAATACTCCAGGTTGGAACGCAGACCAGGACCCGGCACCTACTGAGCATGCTCACTAGATTTAAAAGTGATATGGAGAAACAAAACTGTTCTGTCAGATCAAaccaaaggttaaaaaaatacaatgaacacATTTAATCCTGAGGATatgaaaaggaagtgaaaaagTCAAACTCACATTTGAGCCCTTTAAAGTTACATTGCAGATGAGACAACTGAACGCATCCCTGCCTGCAGCTTTAAACGGACTGTCAATCCAGCTGACCCTCAGTTCAACCCTGAGCTCACACTGCCccctgctgtcacactgacGAACTGCAGCTCGCATCCTcagttcagagctgcagcatgtAGATACATCAATGGCCAATCAATTGTTCCCCTTGTCATGACAtcgctcttattttgaaaaccaatAAAGCAAACACATACAGTGATGACGATGAAActttttttgatgaaaatattcagatatTATGTTATATTCAATCATACCAAACGTTGTCATGatgtttacattcattcatttattctgaaAAGGTTGGCAGGaagctgtgtgtgctgttgccCCAAAATTGCaatcatttcaaattcaaatgaaatgatctCTTATCTGtataatgtatttttatggGTCTGTTATTCTAGTACTTTTCTGAACATTTCTTGAAACTTACCTAAAGAGAACCAAATGTTATTTGACTCTACTGCTCCACTGATTCCCACCAAAACATCCATCCACAGTGGCTGATTTTGTCAGCTGACACTGTTTAGCGATCAACTGAAATTGATTTACTGGAAGTGTACCAGCTAAACACCCGCTGTCCTCATGGATACCAAGTTCCACTGTGCTCTCTTGGAACTTATTTGGAACTTACAGACCAGTAAAAGAAAGTTTCACCTCATTAGGTATTTCACTACATTTGAACTTTAAAGTTTGTTAAATGACAGCTGAGTCCTCGCTTATCAACCCTCGACTGAGAGGGGGGGAAATACCTGTAATGGAGGAAGTTGTCCTAGAGGAGGCGCCATTGCACTAAAATCTAACCGAGACGCTTTTAAAGTCAGTGTGGGAATGTTAATGGTGAGATTGTTTAACACATCTCACTCATATCATGATTTTTAAGCTACTTATTAAGCCTACTAGCATTTCCAAAATATAATGATACATGTCAGATGGAAACGACTTGAATATAAACTACGAATGTTTTCAGACTATTAGCGAAAATGTTCTGGTGTCTCTATGGAACTGAAACATTATTGTGGTAACGTGCTGCAGTTTTGAAGTGAACTGCCCCTTTATATTaaggctgctgcaggtctgaaAGAATGAGCTGTGAACACTGAACCTGCTGCTCCTCCGCTTAATGAGGCGTTCAAgtgctcctcctcagctcttaCATCTGCCTTTATCTGAAAACCAGGGACGGAACCTATATGTGTAACCTGAACTGCAGCTATGTTTCCATGTGTAGCTTAAGTGCCACGGCAGTTTTAAGATCGTCTCCATCTTCAACTCTGATCTACACAGTGCTCCTGTGCAATAAAGGCATATTACCTATTTCAGCCTAAACTGTGATGgacatgttggaaaaaaaaaacccaagcaAACTATGAAAGTAAGTCACACGTTTGATCTATTTTCACTAGTGTTGTATAGTAACGTTACCAATATTTGATGATTGATTAAGATAACTATTTCAGCTGTGTAGAGGATCTGTTAGCCTAACCTACCTTCAGCTAGCATTCacgtttttttaatctattaCTTTTAAGCTAACTATGTTATTTCAACTGATTATCTATTGCTGTtagcaaacatttttaatgcttaGCCGACAttttacttttagctaacttttTAGCCTGTTTTGCTATCTTTCGCTTACTATTTTAACTGTTTAGCCTGCAGTATAGTAGTTTACATTTAGCTAACTCTTAAGCATGTTCATCTATTAATGTTGGCTTACTTTTTGAATTGTTTATCTATCAGGCAACTTTTAGCTCATCATTTCAACTGTTTATTGATTATTTCAAGTGTcctatttccatttttatccATTAGGCTACCATTAGCTAATTATTTCAACTGTTTATTGTCtattaacgttagctagctattTCCACGGTTTACCTATAGGGTTACTTTTAGCTATTTCATGTGTGAAGCTtgtacttttagctaactatgTACACTGTTTTTCCATTGCTGTCAGCCAGATAGTTCAACTGTTTATCCATATGGTTAGGCTTTATCTTAAgtgtttattgattattttaagcaaactattttaactgtttattatttaaagctAACAATTTCAACTGTATATCCATTATGTTACTTTAAGATAACAATCTATGGATAATTCTTAAAACCATTTATCAATGTGAACCTGAGTCAACTTTTATGCTCACTTGCTAACTAGCTGACTTCTCTGTCAGCAACTGGTTTTCAGCTGTTACAGCTGACTCAGTGTGGAGGGACCTTAACTTTACTTTATCAAATGACTTGTGCTACCCCTGTCTTCTGAAGACATACCCCTGTGTGGAAATCAGTCGCTAGAGTGGGCTCATGGACTTCTTCAAATTCAGAGGAGGGAATCCAGCATCACTGAGTCAGATGGGACAGCGTTTCATCAGCCTGTAATGACGTGTTCAGTGTCAACATGTGGACTTAAGAGGAATGAGGATGCAGCTTTACATTCTCCAAAGAGCCCTCCAGGAGCCCTCTTTTTCCTGGGTGCTGACGCTGAATGATCCTCCTGCTCTGCAAACAGGAAACGATGACATGACTTCCACccgaaggaggaggagcaagaggagacGGTTCAGATCGCTGCAGGCTGCAGTCTGCAGTCGGAGTGTTGTATGGTGGAGCATTGAGACGCTGTGGACGGCAGCCGATGGGTGAGAGGACAAACACTGAACTTCAACACGCAGAGAGAGTGAATTCATGTCAGGCTAAAAGGAAATTCACTCTCCATtttacatgtctttttttgGGAAAAGTTTTTCTAATGGTGTTTCTTGTTCTGCTGCCTGTaaagacatcagcagcaggaatTAAAAGTAAACTTAAAATATACCTGCAACTTCTTTAATTCAAGTTAATTAGATTGTTACATAAAATATCAGCTTCATGACTGTGTGgagtttgttcttttatttcaaagtcaGATATggtgaaatgtaattaattagaAGATTGTGTCCTTTTACACTGGACACTAAGTAGACATGCAGCTTTTCACTTGTCTGGTTGCTTTTGAATATAGATGTATTATACTTAAattgaagacagaaaaacaaatcagacaaatgcaTGAAGTAAGCTAGAACAAAGTGAATGTTTTGCATGCAGTTGCATTTGACtctgatcatgtttttatgcAGATCAATCCGCTGTCAAAATTTGAGTTGAGACCTGCAGACTAATGAAACCAAATGGGGAAACGCTGCGTCTTGCATGTCTGGAAAAGTACATAAACCATCAGAGGATTAACACGTCAGATGACATTAATCATAAACAGACAAGAGACAAGCGAACGCTGGCTTGTGCTGCAGTCAAGACACAGGAAGCAGTTTGTGTGAttgtacagaaatgtaaatgaatcACCAAACACAGCATTTGATCTGCTGTAACGCTGCAGATCTCTCAGGAGCCTATTTTCTGTTGAATGAGGGAACTGGAGTCTGGATCTGCTCCTGGAAGGAATTATTGTTGTAATCATAAGGTTTTAGTTAAAGTAGTCGCTCTACCGGCAGgaaaagtgaaatttaaccTGCAGTCTCTTCTAATCTGATATCATACTTCAGTATAAACAAGTTATCTTTGAGGGGGAATAAGGTCCTCTGAGCGCTGTTTGACACTAGAACGTGTTGTTCTAACATAAATGTGTCAATGCCTTGTGTTATGATCACATGATCACACATTTTTCTACTACGATATTCTTTAAGCCCTTCATTGGTAAAATGTGAATTAACCTGAAATTGAATCAGTCAACAGTTATTTTTAGCCCTTTAATGACAATTATCTGCCGTGTTGCTGCCGCATACAGCGACACAATGAACAAGAAAtgggaaacaaaatgtttttttttattgacattatTGTGATTAAATCAATTTGAATACACAGTTTATCGAAAAGTTGTAGTTAATAATGGCATGCAGTTGGAATGGCTTCGACCGCACAGTGCAGAAAACAGAGACGTAATCGTTGAATAACAGCAAGAATTCTTTTTATAAAGAGGTTCAGTTACACAATTCATCGACCTCATCTAATTATTTCATTGATTCTTGGATTCCTGCAGCTGGTTTATGCATTGCAACGACAGCAGAGAAGTCATGATCGCTCTCACAACAgctcatttttctcttctgcacTCTAAATCTACAAAATGTTCAGCACAAGACCCATTAGTAGGAGAAGTACAAATCTGGGATTTCATCCATATCATCATCAAAGGCAAGATATGAAACAACAAGTGTATAATATGTTACCATACTTTATACTATAACCTAGGGCTGCCAAATCTGGGGCCCAAGTTGGCCCTCCGGGAGGACCCGCGAGATGTTTTGAGCTAAATAACATGTGAATATAATACATGTTAAAAAGTATAAATGTCTTgtgctttccttttttgtgaGGTAAAAATGCACTTCAGTTAGGCTTAGTACGCTTTTTTAAGAAAGTGACAACATAAGTCATCAATTGTTTAATAGGAAAAAGTGCTTTTCAAAGATGAAAgatcaattattattattattattattattattattattattattattattattaatattattaatattattattattattaataataataataataattactttCATCATCTGAGAACAGCTACACACTGTGCAGGGACTTTGGACTCCAAATCCAAATTTTTGCACCATTCGGTCTCAGTTCTGGCTCtgagcaaaaagcaaaaaaaaaaaaaagtccaagaAAGTGACTCAGAGCAGGATTTAATTTTCTATGCGTCtaccgagtgtgtgtgttaaatacTCATGAAAAATATTCAGTATGATCGCCCTAAAATAAGAAGACATTTGGGGAaagataatttattttatcagcagttTATTTAGTGTGTCTGAGATCACAGCGGATGTTATTTGTGCACATGTGACACAGGTTGGGAAAAGAAGATTCTTGTGCTACAGATTGTTTAAAATTACATCAAcatgtgaataaattaaaataataattaaaaaattaaataaaaaaacaaaacaaaacaggaacgACAGTTTAAAGAATGAAGCTGTTAAAGGAGTAACTGCTGACATCACGTTTAGGAAAATAAGTAACCTAGACTGACAACTCTCCTTCCATCCTGAGAAATAATAAAAGGTCATATTTCTGCTGATATTCAGGGCACTGCAGATAAATATGTGAATCATTAAGAGAAATCAGGAGTACAGATCATGTAACTGTGATGTATTCCGACTAAAATCCCGTCCATGTGTCCCGTGTGTGCAGAGCAGAGCTACGGGGAGGTGAACCAGCTCGGCGGGCTCTTCGTCAACGGCCGGCCGCTCCCTCACGCGGTGCGGCTGCGGATCGTGGAGCTGGCGCAGCTCGGGATGCGGCCCTGCGACATCAGCCGCCAGCTGCGCGTCTCTCACGGCTGCGTGTCGAAGATCCTGGCCCGCTACAACGACACCGGCTCCGTCCTGCCCGGCGCCATCGGCGGCAGCAAGCCCCGGGTCACCACCCCCGCCGTGGTGAAGAGCATCCGGGACTACAAGCAGGGCGACCCGGGCATCTTCGCCTGGGAGATCCGGGACCGGCTGCTGGCGGACGGCGTGTGCGACAAGTACAACGTGCCGTCCGTGAGCTCCATCAGCCGCATCCTCAGGAATAAGATCGGGACTGTTGAGAGCAACAGACCGGCCCCGGCTCAGCTCCAGTACGGACACGTTTACCCGTACTCCTCCTACAGCACCGGGGCCGCGGTCAGCCACACCGGGACCAGGACCAGCGGCGGGCCAGGACACGTCGGCCTGCCGCGGAGCTGGCACAACATCCTGGGCCTCCGAGCCTTCATGGACCCGACAGGTCAGTTTAGAAAGTTTCAATATCCTCGTCATATAATACTGATTTATACTTACCGAAAACACCTTCTACACGCCACAGAAATATGATCCTAAATATCTTCTATATGATAAATATCTTTTCTGATGTTATTATCTGTTATTTAAACGGAATGTTACAcggaaaatacattaaatgaaaCAAGGATATTAatagaaaagaatgaaaatcgATATTATGTAGCATCCGATGGCCCtgagtttgatattttttcGATCTTATATATTATCATTGTTagttatattgttttattaatgtttttccAAACATAATGAGTTTAGTTGGATGGAGGAGTTAATGCttcaaagacaacagaaaatgaatgacaaagcaaaaaaaacattatttacgTTACAAATGAGTTTTTAGATGAATGCTGTAAAGTAGATCAttccacaaaaatgtttttaaaaaggtttgaaGTTGAATTTAGCAACATATGCCAGCCTTGGTCATGAGTCCAGGTTCAACACACAGCCCACTGTTGGCATCAGAGCTgcccaaagtgttttttgttttaataataaatgttcTAAAAATAAGATGATGTTCATGCTCTTATTTTGTGAGATAAAAATGCTCTCTATTTTTGATCttttaattttatatatatgcATTGCAGGCGGAGTTACTATGCAAAGGAagttgattaattaaaaaaacttgAAATCCTTTTACCATTTTTGCATCTTAATTATACAGTAAAATGTTGCCTTTTTGGTCCATTCCCCCAAAGAAAAGGTTTCGACATCCCACTAActtgaaaaaacatttagtcATGGTTTAGGTCCTGGTCTATTGTTGGTTTGAAATAGCCAAACTTACCAAAGGAGCATACGgaatatcaaaaatatcaaagaCGCTcccagaaaaaataaataccaagGTAATGAGCACAGTgacatctaaaaaaaacacagacaaaacataATACgagtttgtttaattaattttttttctaatgcttCATTTCTTGGTGAACCATCCGTAGCATCAACTTTATAATGTCGGACAGGAAGACTTTGTTCAAACCTTCATCTAGCTTCAGTTCTTTACCTCCCTTTTTAGATTATTGATCAAAACTTATCTTAAGTTCTTTgtaaaagtatatatatatatatatatacatacatacatacatacatacatacacacacactctttcataATGATTTTAAGTTGTTCTAAAGTGCTTCATGTATTTGTGCTCTGTatttaattggatttttttctatttcaaatCTTTTGACATCAGTTGTATTGGATTTATTACTACATCTTATCATCTCAAAATCGTTTAGCTGTTTACATTTACTGTTCAATGATCaacttctctgttctctgtaaAGCTGGATAGCACTAATCTGTACGGAAAGTTATGTTGATTGATGACCTGTGATAAACTGCTTGACTGACTgattactaaaaataaaatccattaATAAAAGTTCAACCACAGAGGGAAAAGCTTTTAAGGTCGAGAGCATACAGAGGAAATAACAGCTGTTTATGATTGAACAAGACAAGATGTCTGATGCAAATCTGTAAGAAAGTGAGACATTAATATtattctctgtttctttcatgAGAAGTTACtcctgtaaaacattttgtactCCCCGGCTTATTGGTTACTGGcaacttttttaaacaaaaccttTCTAAAATCgtaaatatatgaaaacagaATATGGCTTATCTTAGCTCCCTTAAACTGGACTGAATACAAAGAAGTGATCTTTTAAAGTGGGCTACAGCATGTTAATAACAGATCCAAGAtccaaaaatgttgatttattaaCTGTTAAATTAGTGCTCATCTGACATAAATGTCTCTCTTTACAGCACTGTCTGGACCCGATGGGCACACTGCCAAAATGGAGGATTGGACCAGTGTGAGAGCGTTTCCCTCTGGACTCAATGGAGTGGAGAAAACCAACAACGAGTCCGACCTCAAATATCCACAGCAGGTAAACGACTTAAACgctaaaaaaaacacccatttctgtttccagttttaGATAACAAAGTTATGCTGCTGAAACTTGTAAAAAGCCACatgacaaacaagcaaaagcaggaagaTAATACAGAACAAACACGTCACAGTCGAGCCAAACACAAGAAAGTCTCATCTAAGGCAAATTAAAACAAGGAGgcagagcagaaaatgtaaaaacacaaaaagaaaatacgAGTCATCACAAGTAAAAGGTGAGGTAAGGTGAGGTGACatcacagacaaagaaaaagggaggaaaaaaaagcaaaaacagagataaaaaaagaaacatgacatAAGTTCAGAGGAAttgaacagattaaaaaaagtttacacgcagtaaaaagaataaaggaCGATAAAtggattaaaaagaaacaaacaaagtggTGAAGGAGGGaatagaagaaaaaagaagtcacatgagaggaattaaaaacagatacataagggcagttaaaaaaaacagaaagacagatgaaaaactgcTTTGCATAAAAGCAAGTGTTTAAAAGTGGGTTTTAAGAGTTGATTTAAAAGATAATATTGAAATTAATACATTGATATTATCGATAATCAGATCATTAAAACAGGTACTCATAAGTCACTGACAAATTAAAGCAGGGGTTTATAAACATATTGATTATTAAAACGGGTAAAACTGGTACAACAGCTGAATCcatgaacacatttgtttttttaaggtaaatTATATGTATGGTTTTAATTCCACTATTTAATGTACTGCCcggtatttttatatttaccagctgtgtttttattttgtggcaCACTGTGGCATGCATGTGTGATGGAAgcagagctctgattggctgtgatcGAGgccctcttcctgttttccagctgttttaaTTGTAAccttcaaacagctgcaggctGTTAATAAGAAGTCAGCAGCACTGCTACAAGATGACACAGGAAGTGTTCTTCCAGTTCTGATATCAGAGGAGCTTCAATTTATGAATCTGTAAAAATAACGTTTGTTTGTAATGAGTTTAATTCATGGTTGCTATGGTTACCTGCAATTTAGTATACTGTAGTTCTGGTATTTGGTCTCTGGCAAATGGCAAATGGAGCGGcccgtatttttttttttacattgcatttacatttgcGGCATTTAGCTGTCGTTTTTGCCCAAATCGacttcatacactgatggcggtggctgccatgcaaggtcCCGACTAGCACATCAGGAActgtttggggttcagtatcctGCCCAAGGGACATGCTGACTAagggaattgaaccagcaaccttccaataacacTGGCCccacccctgagccacagctgcccatTGCCACTGGTCTGTCAACAGgcctccttttctttgtctgaatGTACTCTTCATCATCAGCGCTCACCTCATCGTCATTGGCCACCTTGTCAACCTGCTGACCTCGACCAACCTGCGCCTGAGCAATTATTTCTGCGGCCAGCAgctctttttctcctcatcagACACATCAAGATGGAACTTTGATGGACTGCCTAATCTTGAAGAATCCTGCCTTGACTCATTGAATTGGCTATAACTTGGAACCTCATTTTTTCCACCCAGTACATCCGGATCCTAGGGTATCCGAGACATACACGTAGATCTGCCAGAAAAGGTTTTCAGCTCCTCTGGTGTGGGTTAAGTCTGTCTCCAGAGATGAACCCCTCCTGCTGGTTTGTGTTCTCTGTTTTCCAAAACCGTCTACACTATGTACTGTTGGAAGTAATCAGAGGGCCCCCAGTCTCGGTGGTTGCCGGGGTTGTCCTGCAAAGTAATGTAACGGACTGTGGGTGTCGTCATTTTGCTCAGACACCTTTCAAAACACATGAGTACTCTTCTGAGCTTTCACCTTCCTGCTCTACTGTCTGAccatcctccacctctgcttcTGACAGCTCAAAGTCTGACTCCCATTCCACATTTCTGAGTAAAATCCTCACTCAGCCCTCTGTTTCCTGAAGTATTGAAAGTAAAAATAGTAGGTAGTAAGTCCTGCTGTCCACTATGAAGGACACTGCataaaagttgtgttttgagAGGGTTAAAATCTTACTAAATTGAAGTAGACTCTTATATTGAAGAAACAATTTGAATATTAGCACCAGAAAATTTAGCATCTGAAAAAATGATCACTTACCTCTGTTGTTGCCATAAAATGTGGAAGCTGCAATGGCAACCATTTTgcaaagaaagtgtgtgtgcccTGTTCGCCACACCCACACAACTGTGGTATCACTGTTCATTCAATTAGTCCTTAATGGGAGTGACAGCGGATAGAAATGGTGCcgggctgccagcctgactggatcatgagtcagccttcattttcccaGGAGACTTTGTGACCAGTGGCATACAGAATGACATAGAGAGGGCAATTTTCTAGGGGACCTCACCACAGAGGGTCTCATTAGTCTTTAGCCATTACACCGTGAAATCAACATTTTCCTGTAAATGatacattaaagcaaaaaaacttttctttccaCATTGGTCAGTCTGTCTAATGTGTAGTTTCAGCATAGTGTGACTCTAACACCTGCTGGCCAGATGTTTCTAAGAACATTCATgatcctcagaggatgaatcccaaAGATGTTGGTGACCTCCCTGACATTAATCTGGAGCTACCAGTCGGTCAAACTCAGGCTTGTTAAATATTCTACCTGCTATTTCTGAAAAACCTTCTTTATTGTGTGTGATCCTGTTTTTTGTAGCGATTGaacaactttttctttctttctcgtCCTCAGTCTCCGTCCAGTCTGCCTGGTTACGTCTCAGCTTGTGCGTATTCTCCGCCGAACCAGTACGGCGTTTACGGCGGTCCGGCAGCCAACTACA
This region of Acanthopagrus latus isolate v.2019 chromosome 22, fAcaLat1.1, whole genome shotgun sequence genomic DNA includes:
- the pax1b gene encoding paired box protein Pax-1: MEQSYGEVNQLGGLFVNGRPLPHAVRLRIVELAQLGMRPCDISRQLRVSHGCVSKILARYNDTGSVLPGAIGGSKPRVTTPAVVKSIRDYKQGDPGIFAWEIRDRLLADGVCDKYNVPSVSSISRILRNKIGTVESNRPAPAQLQYGHVYPYSSYSTGAAVSHTGTRTSGGPGHVGLPRSWHNILGLRAFMDPTALSGPDGHTAKMEDWTSVRAFPSGLNGVEKTNNESDLKYPQQSPSSLPGYVSACAYSPPNQYGVYGGPAANYMSTGHHWQPQSTTLTPSLTPSLTQSPTRPGTAAPPEAADFHTAACFKLQQREEDRKPQSPLCKHHHAAHRVSSAT